Proteins co-encoded in one Salvia splendens isolate huo1 chromosome 4, SspV2, whole genome shotgun sequence genomic window:
- the LOC121800940 gene encoding uncharacterized protein LOC121800940 has protein sequence MQDPGSFTIECTIENCFVENVLCDLRASINLMPLSFFNKLKIGPLKSTSITLQMADRSVAYPSGIVEDILVRVNDFKFPVDFVVLDMEDDRIVPLILGRPFLATGKAMIDVSKGELTLRLNDESVTFSIYEALKRHDVEPGGSLQHCNVVTVMDKCVGRMAPASYLDDN, from the coding sequence ATGCAAGATCCGGGGAGCTTCACTATTGAATGCACCATTGAAAATTGCTTTGTGGAGAATGTCTTGTGTGATCTAAGGGCTAGCATCAATCTTATGCCATTGTCCTTCTTCAACAAGTTGAAAATTGGTCCATTGAAGTCCACTAGCATTACTTTGCAAATGGCGGATAGATCGGTAGCATACCCCTCGGGCATAGTTGAAGATATATTGGTGAGGGTGAATGACTTCAAATTCCCCGTTGACTTTGTGGTGTTGGACATGGAAGATGATAGAATTGTACCTCTTATTTTGGGGAGACCGTTCCTTGCCACCGGAAAAGCCATGATTGATGTTTCAAAGGGAGAGCTTACACTTCGCCTTAATGATGAGAGTGTGACATTTTCGATATATGAGGCCTTGAAGAGGCATGATGTGGAACCGGGAGGAAGTCTTCAACATTGCAATGTTGTGACCGTGATGGATAAGTGTGTTGGAAGAATGGCACCGGCCTCTTACTTGGATGACAATTAG